A genome region from Vicia villosa cultivar HV-30 ecotype Madison, WI unplaced genomic scaffold, Vvil1.0 ctg.000163F_1_1, whole genome shotgun sequence includes the following:
- the LOC131624837 gene encoding GABA transporter 1-like, whose translation MNYNNISITEKLNQEEINMGTAAQSSSEIYTSDSEKGFAMGHHSSSSPELDAGAKFVLVSQGSWLHCGYHLTTSIVGPVILTLPFTFTLLGWFGGIIWLILAGVITFYSYNLLSLVLEHHAQLGRRQLRFRDMTRDILGPRWAKYYIGPLQFIICFGTVIGGPLVGGKSLKFIYQLYHPEGGMKLYQFIIICGVVTMVLAQLPSFHSLRHINLISLILCVTYATFLTVGSIYIGHSKDAPPRHYSVKGSHTDKLFGVFNGISIIATCYASGIIPEIQATLAPPVKGKMFKGLCVCYSVILATYFSVAISGYWAFGNASGATVLANYIGETKLLLPKWFFLMTNILILLQVFGLTAVYLQPTNELFETIFGDPKKGQFSMRNVVPRVLSRSISVAAATLFAAMLPFFPDIMALFGAFAFIPLDFILPMVFFNITFKPSKQSLIFWVNTLIGGGSSILVVIGGIASIRQIVLDAKTYSLFSDS comes from the exons atgaattataataatattagtattacAGAGAAATTAAATCAGGAAGAAATTAACATGGGAACTGCTGCTCAAAGTTCTTCAGAAATCTATACAAGTGATAGTGAAAAGGGTTTTGCAATGGGTCATCACTCTTCTAGTTCACCTGAATTAGATGCAGGAGCAAAGTTTGTTCTTGTATCTCAAG GATCATGGTTACACTGTGGTTATCATTTGACAACATCTATTGTTGGACCTGTGATTCTTACACTTCCATTTACATTCACTCTTCTGGGTTGGTTTGGAGGAATTATTTGGCTGATCCTTGCTGGAGTTATTACATTCTATTCGTATAATCTTTTGTCTCTTGTCTTGGAACATCATGCTCAGCTCGGTCGTCGCCAGCTTAGGTTTCGAGATATGACTAGAGATATTTTAG GACCTAGATGGGCAAAATACTATATAGGCCCTCTTCAATTTATCATATGCTTTGGGACAGTAATTGGTGGTCCTCTTGTAGGAGGAAAGAGTCTCAAG ttcATTTACCAACTCTATCATCCAGAAGGAGGAATGAAGCTTTACCAATTCATTATTATATGTGGAGTTGTAACAATGGTTTTGGCTCAACTTCCATCTTTTCATTCCTTGAGACATATTAATCTCATTTCTCTGATTCTCTGTGTGACTTACGCGACGTTTCTAACGGTCGGTTCGATATACATTG GTCACTCGAAAGACGCGCCGCCGAGACATTATTCTGTAAAGGGCTCTCATACAGATAAACTCTTTGGTGTCTTCAATGGTATTTCAATCATTGCTACATGTTATGCTAGTGGAATCATTCCAGAAATTCAG GCAACTTTAGCACCTCCTGTGAAGGGAAAAATGTTCAAAGGATTATGTGTGTGTTATTCTGTTATATTAGCTACATATTTCAGTGTAGCTATTTCTGGTTATTGGGCATTTGGAAATGCATCTGGTGCAACAGTTCTTGCTAACTACATTGGAGAGACAAAGCTATTATTACCAAAATGGTTTTTCTTGATGACTAATATACTCATCCTTCTTCAAGTGTTCGGATTGACTGCG GTATATTTGCAACCGACAAACGAACTATTTGAAACGATTTTTGGAGATCCGAAAAAAGGACAGTTTTCGATGCGCAATGTCGTGCCGAGAGTACTGTCTAGGTCAATATCAGTAGCAGCAGCCACTCTCTTTGCAGCTATGTTGCCATTCTTTCCGGATATAATGGCATTGTTTGGAGCATTTGCTTTCATTCCTCTTGATTTCATTTTGCCTATGGTTTTTTTCAATATAACTTTCAAGCCTTCCAAACAAAGCTTAATATTTTGGGTGAATACATTGATTGGAGGAGGATCTTCAATTTTAGTTGTGATAGGTGGAATAGCATCAATTAGACAAATAGTCCTTGATGCTAAAACATATAGTTTATTTTCTGATTCTTAA
- the LOC131624836 gene encoding phosphatidylinositol-3-phosphatase myotubularin-1-like isoform X3: MRIIVFGFRPRTKQRRAIYDALLKCTKPTVLWDLYAFMPGPSSFQNTSPLVRLLDEYFRLIGKVSHHASLDMIESGSFTLSNELWRISGVNSSYTMCQNYPFALVVPKSISDDEVLQACKFRARCRLPVISWCHPVTGAALARSSQPLVGLMRNMRSNLDEKLVAALCSNLDGSRRKLYIADARPKKNAIANGAMGGGSESSSNYFQSEVIFFGIDNIHAMRESFVRLREYMDTHGRTSSDGMSSFLRHGGSIWGGGNLSSMSASVSTLGDSGWLLHIQNVLAGAAWIAARIAMEKASVLVHCSDGWDRTSQLVSLANLLLDPYYRTFKGFQALVEKDWLAFGHPFSDRVGTPSISECGNVSFELSRQQSSTSIPSSPMHQSSGTFTSQPPASSHAHNSNNYSPIFLQWADCVSQVMRMYPQAFEFSAAFLVDFLDCMLSSRFGNFFFNSEKERLQCNIFESCGCVWAYLADRRRSEGASHVHCNPFYEPLKYNGPLLPPAAALAPTLWPQFHLRWACPEEAQSGEIEAQCRKIKLKNHEMQKAKEVAERKLRENTNTIESLNAELRREKLLNISAMTKSKRIIKENTDIKRAIQSIGCKIHISNSGDCILDIENNPENAVQKLHFSSRQVSSSAVINDKKDISLSVTEDDEGNNVISRICETLCPFRSRDGGCMWPNGACAQLGSQFVGLKANFDAFDRLSIDDSYFKPK, from the exons ATGAGAATTATAGTCTTTGGTTTTAGGCCTCGTACGAAACAG AGACGTGCAATATATGATGCACTACTGAAGTGTACGAAGCCAACCGTATTATGGGATCTTTATGCTTTTATGCCTGGGCCTTCCAGTTTTCAGAACACTTCTCCGTTGGTGCGCTTATTAGATGAATATTTTCGACTTATTGGCAAAGTTTCTCATCATGCTTCATTGGACATGATTGAAAGCGGGTCCTTCACCTTGTCAAATGAGTTATGGAGAATAAGTGGTGTGAATTCGAGTTATACAATGTGCCAGAATTATCCATTTGCTTTGGTTGTTCCAAAGAGCATTAG TGATGATGAAGTGCTCCAGGCTTGCAAATTCCGCGCAAGATGCCGACTGCCTGTAATTTCTTGGTGTCATCCTG TTACTGGCGCAGCTCTTGCACGTTCTTCCCAGCCTTTAGTTGGTCTCATGAGGAATATGAGGAG CAACCTGGATGAAAAACTCGTGGCTGCACTTTGCAGCAACCTTGATGGCTCAAGGAG AAAACTATATATCGCTGATGCAAGACCAAAGAAAAATGCAATAGCTAATGGAGCCATGGGAGGTGGTTCAGAATCATCatcaaactattttcaatctgAG GTTATCTTTTTTGGGATAGACAACATTCATGCAATGAGAGAGAGCTTTGTTCGGCTCCGAGAATACATGGACACTCATGGTAGAACATCATCAGATGGAATGTCATCTTTTTTG AGACATGGTGGGTCAATATGGGGTGGCGGCAATTTAAGCAGTATGTCTGCTTCAGTGTCAACCCTTGGGGACAGTGGATGGTTGTTGCATATTCAGAATGTCTTAGCTGGTGCAGCTTGGATTGCTGCTCGTATTGCTATGGAAAAGGCTTCTGTTCTTGTACATTGCAG TGACGGATGGGATAGGACAAGCCAGTTAGTTTCACTTGCTAATTTGTTGCTTGATCCGTACTATCGGACATTTAAAGGGTTTCAG GCACTTGTTGAAAAAGACTGGCTAGCATTTGGTCATCCGTTTTCTGATCGTGTGGGGACACCATCTATCTCTGAATGTGGCAACGTGTCTTTCGAGTTATCTAGGCAACAGTCTTCAACTAGCATCCCATCATCACCCATGCACCAGTCATCAGGGACATTCACGTCTCAACCTCCAGCTTCATCTCATGCACATAACTCAAACAACTACTCTCCCATTTTTTTGCAG TGGGCTGATTGTGTGTCACAAGTGATGCGGATGTATCCTCAGGCTTTTGAGTTTTCTGCG GCTTTCCTGGTGGACTTCTTAGACTGCATGCTCTCTTCTCGCTTTGGAAACTTCTTCTTTAATAG TGAGAAGGAGAGGCTGCAGTGCAATATTTTTGAAAGTTGTGGATGTGTATGGGCATACCTGGCTGATAGGCGGAGATCAGAAGGAGCTTCCCATGTGCACTGTAATCCCTTTTATGAACCACTGAAGTACAATGGGCCTCTTCTCCCCCCTGCAGCGGCGTTAGCCCCAACTTTATGGCCTCAATTCCACCTTCGTTGGGCCTGCCCAGAAGAAGCACAGAGTGGAGAAATTGAAGCACAATGTAGGAAGATAAAGCTGAAAAATCATGAGATGCAGAAG GCTAAAGAAGTGGCAGAAAGGAAACTTAGAGAAAATACAAATACTATAGAATCGTTGAATGCTGAATTGCGTCGTGAGAAACTGTTAAACATCTCAGCAATGACCAAGTCGAAAAggataataaaagaaaacacagacATAAAGCGAGCAATTCAGTCAATTGGGTGCAAGATTCACATTTCTAATAGTGGTGATTGCATTCTTGACATTGAAAACAACCCAGAGAATGCAgttcaaaaattgcatttttcctCTAGGCAAGTATCAAGTAGTGCTGTGATTAACGACAAAAAGGATATATCTCTTTCGGTAACAGAAGATGATGAAGGAAACAATGTTATTAGTCGAATTTGTGAAACTCTATGCCCTTTTCGCAGTAGAGATGGAGGCTGCATGTGGCCAAATGGTGCTTGTGCTCAACTAGGTAGCCAGTTTGTTGGTTTGAAGGCAAATTTTGATGCATTTGACCGGCTTTCGATTGATGACAGTTATTTCAAGCCCAAGTAA
- the LOC131624836 gene encoding phosphatidylinositol-3-phosphatase myotubularin-1-like isoform X2 → MIVICKLQYRASEEALQPAFSSARRAIYDALLKCTKPTVLWDLYAFMPGPSSFQNTSPLVRLLDEYFRLIGKVSHHASLDMIESGSFTLSNELWRISGVNSSYTMCQNYPFALVVPKSISDDEVLQACKFRARCRLPVISWCHPVTGAALARSSQPLVGLMRNMRSNLDEKLVAALCSNLDGSRRKLYIADARPKKNAIANGAMGGGSESSSNYFQSEVIFFGIDNIHAMRESFVRLREYMDTHGRTSSDGMSSFLRHGGSIWGGGNLSSMSASVSTLGDSGWLLHIQNVLAGAAWIAARIAMEKASVLVHCSDGWDRTSQLVSLANLLLDPYYRTFKGFQALVEKDWLAFGHPFSDRVGTPSISECGNVSFELSRQQSSTSIPSSPMHQSSGTFTSQPPASSHAHNSNNYSPIFLQWADCVSQVMRMYPQAFEFSAAFLVDFLDCMLSSRFGNFFFNSEKERLQCNIFESCGCVWAYLADRRRSEGASHVHCNPFYEPLKYNGPLLPPAAALAPTLWPQFHLRWACPEEAQSGEIEAQCRKIKLKNHEMQKAKEVAERKLRENTNTIESLNAELRREKLLNISAMTKSKRIIKENTDIKRAIQSIGCKIHISNSGDCILDIENNPENAVQKLHFSSRQVSSSAVINDKKDISLSVTEDDEGNNVISRICETLCPFRSRDGGCMWPNGACAQLGSQFVGLKANFDAFDRLSIDDSYFKPK, encoded by the exons ATGATTGTAATATGCAAATTACAATACAGGGCATCTGAAGAAGCCCTGCAACCTGCATTTTCAAGTGCT AGACGTGCAATATATGATGCACTACTGAAGTGTACGAAGCCAACCGTATTATGGGATCTTTATGCTTTTATGCCTGGGCCTTCCAGTTTTCAGAACACTTCTCCGTTGGTGCGCTTATTAGATGAATATTTTCGACTTATTGGCAAAGTTTCTCATCATGCTTCATTGGACATGATTGAAAGCGGGTCCTTCACCTTGTCAAATGAGTTATGGAGAATAAGTGGTGTGAATTCGAGTTATACAATGTGCCAGAATTATCCATTTGCTTTGGTTGTTCCAAAGAGCATTAG TGATGATGAAGTGCTCCAGGCTTGCAAATTCCGCGCAAGATGCCGACTGCCTGTAATTTCTTGGTGTCATCCTG TTACTGGCGCAGCTCTTGCACGTTCTTCCCAGCCTTTAGTTGGTCTCATGAGGAATATGAGGAG CAACCTGGATGAAAAACTCGTGGCTGCACTTTGCAGCAACCTTGATGGCTCAAGGAG AAAACTATATATCGCTGATGCAAGACCAAAGAAAAATGCAATAGCTAATGGAGCCATGGGAGGTGGTTCAGAATCATCatcaaactattttcaatctgAG GTTATCTTTTTTGGGATAGACAACATTCATGCAATGAGAGAGAGCTTTGTTCGGCTCCGAGAATACATGGACACTCATGGTAGAACATCATCAGATGGAATGTCATCTTTTTTG AGACATGGTGGGTCAATATGGGGTGGCGGCAATTTAAGCAGTATGTCTGCTTCAGTGTCAACCCTTGGGGACAGTGGATGGTTGTTGCATATTCAGAATGTCTTAGCTGGTGCAGCTTGGATTGCTGCTCGTATTGCTATGGAAAAGGCTTCTGTTCTTGTACATTGCAG TGACGGATGGGATAGGACAAGCCAGTTAGTTTCACTTGCTAATTTGTTGCTTGATCCGTACTATCGGACATTTAAAGGGTTTCAG GCACTTGTTGAAAAAGACTGGCTAGCATTTGGTCATCCGTTTTCTGATCGTGTGGGGACACCATCTATCTCTGAATGTGGCAACGTGTCTTTCGAGTTATCTAGGCAACAGTCTTCAACTAGCATCCCATCATCACCCATGCACCAGTCATCAGGGACATTCACGTCTCAACCTCCAGCTTCATCTCATGCACATAACTCAAACAACTACTCTCCCATTTTTTTGCAG TGGGCTGATTGTGTGTCACAAGTGATGCGGATGTATCCTCAGGCTTTTGAGTTTTCTGCG GCTTTCCTGGTGGACTTCTTAGACTGCATGCTCTCTTCTCGCTTTGGAAACTTCTTCTTTAATAG TGAGAAGGAGAGGCTGCAGTGCAATATTTTTGAAAGTTGTGGATGTGTATGGGCATACCTGGCTGATAGGCGGAGATCAGAAGGAGCTTCCCATGTGCACTGTAATCCCTTTTATGAACCACTGAAGTACAATGGGCCTCTTCTCCCCCCTGCAGCGGCGTTAGCCCCAACTTTATGGCCTCAATTCCACCTTCGTTGGGCCTGCCCAGAAGAAGCACAGAGTGGAGAAATTGAAGCACAATGTAGGAAGATAAAGCTGAAAAATCATGAGATGCAGAAG GCTAAAGAAGTGGCAGAAAGGAAACTTAGAGAAAATACAAATACTATAGAATCGTTGAATGCTGAATTGCGTCGTGAGAAACTGTTAAACATCTCAGCAATGACCAAGTCGAAAAggataataaaagaaaacacagacATAAAGCGAGCAATTCAGTCAATTGGGTGCAAGATTCACATTTCTAATAGTGGTGATTGCATTCTTGACATTGAAAACAACCCAGAGAATGCAgttcaaaaattgcatttttcctCTAGGCAAGTATCAAGTAGTGCTGTGATTAACGACAAAAAGGATATATCTCTTTCGGTAACAGAAGATGATGAAGGAAACAATGTTATTAGTCGAATTTGTGAAACTCTATGCCCTTTTCGCAGTAGAGATGGAGGCTGCATGTGGCCAAATGGTGCTTGTGCTCAACTAGGTAGCCAGTTTGTTGGTTTGAAGGCAAATTTTGATGCATTTGACCGGCTTTCGATTGATGACAGTTATTTCAAGCCCAAGTAA